Proteins encoded by one window of Nocardia goodfellowii:
- a CDS encoding SDR family NAD(P)-dependent oxidoreductase, with amino-acid sequence MTETQPIANGRPLAERVATRLLYPTSRPDEKSLHDAVSGRIVLITGASHGIGKASARKLGAAGAVVLLVARSTADLAAVAADIRGEGGAAHTYTVDLTDFAAVEALAGTLLSEHGHVDVVINNAGKSIRRPIDESYDRFHDFTRTMDINYLGPVRLLLSLLPHMRERKQGHIVNVATWGLLMPPTPRWSAYGASKGAFDTWLRTVATEIAGDGVTTTSIYMPLVHTRMSAPTDFSNIPGLTVDEASDLICHAVTARPREIAPWWQAPLQAWTDLSRSQTARFMERAFRRGRA; translated from the coding sequence GTGACTGAGACACAGCCCATTGCCAACGGGCGACCGCTCGCCGAACGGGTCGCCACCCGGCTGCTCTATCCGACCTCGCGCCCCGACGAAAAATCCTTGCACGACGCGGTTTCGGGCCGCATCGTGCTGATCACCGGGGCCTCACACGGCATCGGTAAGGCCAGCGCACGCAAGCTCGGCGCGGCCGGTGCCGTGGTGCTGTTGGTCGCACGGTCGACGGCGGACTTGGCCGCCGTCGCCGCCGATATCCGGGGCGAGGGCGGTGCGGCCCACACCTACACCGTCGATCTCACCGACTTCGCCGCGGTCGAAGCCCTCGCCGGCACGCTGCTCAGCGAACACGGCCACGTCGACGTGGTGATCAACAACGCGGGGAAGTCGATTCGCCGCCCGATCGACGAATCCTACGACCGCTTCCACGATTTCACCCGCACCATGGACATCAACTACCTGGGCCCGGTCCGCTTGCTGCTGTCCCTGCTGCCGCACATGCGCGAGCGCAAGCAGGGCCACATCGTGAACGTCGCCACCTGGGGTCTGCTCATGCCGCCCACGCCCCGGTGGTCCGCCTACGGCGCGTCGAAGGGCGCCTTCGACACCTGGCTGCGTACGGTCGCCACCGAGATCGCGGGCGACGGCGTCACGACCACTTCCATCTATATGCCGCTCGTGCACACCCGGATGAGCGCCCCGACCGATTTCAGCAATATCCCGGGTCTCACCGTCGACGAGGCCTCGGATCTGATCTGCCACGCCGTCACCGCCCGTCCCCGCGAAATCGCCCCCTGGTGGCAAGCCCCGTTGCAAGCCTGGACCGACCTGAGCCGCAGCCAGACCGCGCGCTTCATGGAGCGGGCTTTCCGCCGCGGGCGAGCCTGA
- a CDS encoding SDR family NAD(P)-dependent oxidoreductase, which translates to MPNRNPKTVIIAGGTSGMGRATALGRLAHGDRVTVIGSDAGKGAALLEQAADPNLRFIQADLSSVAEVRRVAREIAEVHTAVDAVGLFANRLNPKRRVTADGLEDTFALYYLSRYLLAQYLQPLLDRSSSPVIINVAGVGATAGAVRWDDPQLSRGYSMIRAQLQAGRANDLAGVGYAQLATTTRYVLYHPGFTRTGSKNHPNPMVHNVISTLARFFARPVESAVAPIVEWIDHPPADPLTAIDRGKPVPLSLSTLDPADAVRLRAYTEDLLGTLAAPQQL; encoded by the coding sequence GTGCCGAACCGAAATCCCAAAACGGTGATCATCGCCGGCGGTACCAGCGGAATGGGGCGCGCCACCGCCCTGGGCCGCCTGGCACACGGAGACCGCGTCACCGTCATCGGCAGCGACGCCGGCAAGGGCGCGGCGCTGCTGGAACAGGCCGCAGATCCGAACCTGCGGTTCATCCAGGCGGATCTGTCCTCGGTCGCCGAGGTCCGCCGAGTCGCGCGGGAAATCGCTGAAGTACACACCGCCGTCGACGCTGTGGGCCTGTTCGCCAACCGCTTGAATCCGAAGCGCCGTGTCACGGCCGACGGCCTGGAAGACACCTTCGCCCTGTACTACCTGAGCCGCTATCTCCTGGCCCAGTACCTGCAACCGCTACTCGACCGCAGTTCGTCCCCGGTGATCATCAATGTCGCGGGAGTGGGAGCCACCGCCGGTGCCGTCCGCTGGGACGACCCGCAGCTGTCCCGCGGCTACAGCATGATCCGCGCCCAACTACAAGCGGGCCGCGCAAACGATCTGGCCGGGGTCGGCTACGCCCAACTGGCCACCACTACCCGCTACGTGCTCTACCACCCCGGTTTCACCCGCACCGGCAGCAAGAACCATCCAAACCCCATGGTGCACAACGTGATCAGTACACTCGCGCGATTCTTCGCCCGCCCGGTCGAGAGCGCCGTAGCGCCCATCGTCGAATGGATCGACCATCCGCCCGCGGATCCGCTCACCGCGATCGACCGGGGCAAACCGGTCCCGTTGTCATTGTCCACACTCGACCCCGCCGACGCGGTCCGGCTCAGGGCCTACACCGAAGATCTGCTCGGCACCCTGGCCGCCCCACAACAGCTCTGA
- the ureG gene encoding urease accessory protein UreG: MPPHLIDGEPHDHSQDRPKRQRTPGEALRIGIGGPVGSGKTALTAALCRQLREELSIAVLTNDIYTTEDADFLRRHAVLPDERITAVQTGGCPHTAIRDDITANLDAIDDLIAANPPLDLILVESGGDNLTATFSSGLIDVQIFVVDVAGGDKVPRKGGPGVTFSDLLVINKTDLAPLVGADLGVMERDAAKVRESRPTALISLTDDPAATPVLAWVREQLRLIAHADSHAADSAVAH, encoded by the coding sequence ATGCCCCCGCACCTGATCGACGGTGAACCGCACGATCATTCGCAGGACCGCCCGAAGCGGCAGCGCACGCCGGGCGAAGCGCTGCGGATCGGGATCGGCGGTCCGGTCGGCTCCGGTAAGACGGCGCTGACCGCGGCGCTGTGCCGGCAATTGCGCGAGGAGTTGTCCATCGCCGTGCTCACCAACGACATCTACACCACCGAGGACGCCGACTTCCTGCGCCGCCACGCCGTGCTGCCGGACGAGCGGATCACCGCCGTGCAGACCGGCGGCTGCCCGCACACCGCGATCCGCGACGACATCACCGCGAACCTGGACGCCATCGACGACCTGATCGCCGCGAACCCGCCGCTGGACCTGATCCTGGTCGAGTCCGGTGGCGACAACCTGACCGCGACCTTCTCCTCCGGCCTGATCGACGTGCAGATCTTCGTCGTCGACGTGGCCGGCGGCGACAAGGTGCCGCGTAAGGGTGGTCCCGGCGTGACCTTCTCGGATCTGCTGGTGATCAACAAGACCGACCTCGCCCCGCTGGTCGGCGCGGATCTCGGTGTGATGGAACGCGACGCCGCCAAGGTCCGGGAGAGCCGGCCCACCGCCCTGATCTCGCTCACCGACGACCCGGCCGCTACCCCGGTCCTGGCCTGGGTCCGCGAACAGCTGCGCCTGATCGCGCACGCCGACTCGCACGCCGCCGATTCCGCTGTTGCGCACTGA
- a CDS encoding NAD(P)/FAD-dependent oxidoreductase, giving the protein MSTEAVENRRHKVVVIGSGFGGLFGTKHLKRADVDVTLISKTSTHLFQPLLYQVATGILSVGEIAPATRLVLRKQRNAQVLLGDVVDIDLQNKTVTSLLLNQETVTPFDSLIVATGAQQSYFGNDQFATYAPGMKTIDDALELRGRILGAFEGAELATTQEMRDRLLTFVVIGAGPTGVELAGQIAELADRTLEGTFRNIDPRDARVILVEGAGAVLGPMGPKLGGQAQRKLEKMGVEIQLNAMVTDVDAHGVTVKDSDGTIRRIESSTKVWSAGVQGSPLGKMLAERSEGTEVDRAGRVVVEPDLTLKGHPNVFVVGDLMSVPGVPGMAQGAIQGATYAAKAIKAGLKGARPEDRKPFKYFNKGSMATISRFNAVCQIGKLEFGGFLAWLAWLGLHLYYLVGYRSRLITVIQWFVSFLGRSRGQMAATEQWVFARLALEQVNSDEEEADELAAALGAPPGNGRAPGRATAERQVG; this is encoded by the coding sequence ATGAGCACAGAAGCTGTCGAGAACCGTCGTCACAAGGTGGTGGTGATCGGTTCGGGGTTCGGTGGCCTGTTCGGCACCAAGCACCTCAAGCGCGCAGACGTCGACGTCACCCTGATCTCCAAGACCTCCACCCACCTCTTCCAGCCGCTGCTGTACCAGGTGGCCACCGGCATCCTGTCGGTCGGCGAGATCGCGCCCGCCACCCGCCTGGTGCTGCGCAAGCAGCGCAACGCGCAGGTGCTGCTCGGCGATGTCGTCGACATCGACCTGCAGAACAAGACGGTCACCTCGCTGCTGCTGAACCAGGAGACGGTCACCCCCTTCGACAGCCTGATCGTGGCGACCGGCGCGCAGCAGTCCTACTTCGGCAACGATCAGTTCGCCACCTACGCGCCCGGCATGAAGACCATCGACGACGCGCTCGAACTGCGCGGCCGCATTTTGGGCGCGTTCGAGGGCGCCGAGCTGGCGACGACCCAGGAGATGCGGGACCGCCTGCTCACCTTCGTGGTGATCGGCGCCGGCCCGACCGGCGTCGAGTTGGCCGGGCAGATCGCCGAACTCGCCGATCGCACGCTCGAAGGCACCTTCCGCAATATCGATCCGCGCGACGCCCGTGTCATCCTGGTCGAGGGCGCGGGCGCTGTGCTCGGCCCGATGGGCCCCAAGCTCGGCGGCCAAGCCCAGCGCAAGCTGGAGAAGATGGGCGTCGAGATCCAGCTGAACGCCATGGTCACCGATGTCGACGCGCACGGTGTCACGGTCAAGGATTCCGACGGGACCATCCGGCGTATCGAGTCCTCCACCAAGGTGTGGTCGGCCGGTGTGCAGGGCAGCCCGCTGGGCAAGATGCTGGCCGAACGCTCCGAGGGCACCGAGGTCGACCGTGCCGGACGCGTCGTCGTCGAGCCCGACCTGACCCTCAAGGGTCACCCCAACGTCTTCGTGGTCGGCGATCTGATGTCGGTCCCCGGCGTCCCCGGCATGGCGCAGGGCGCGATCCAGGGCGCCACCTACGCGGCCAAGGCGATCAAGGCGGGCCTGAAAGGCGCACGGCCCGAAGACCGTAAGCCGTTCAAATACTTCAACAAGGGCTCCATGGCGACGATCTCGCGGTTCAACGCCGTGTGCCAGATCGGCAAGCTGGAGTTCGGCGGGTTCCTGGCCTGGCTGGCCTGGCTGGGCCTGCACCTGTACTACCTGGTCGGCTACCGGAGTCGCCTGATCACCGTCATCCAGTGGTTCGTGTCCTTCCTCGGCCGCAGCCGCGGCCAGATGGCGGCAACCGAGCAGTGGGTCTTCGCCCGGCTCGCGCTGGAACAGGTCAACTCCGACGAGGAAGAGGCCGACGAACTCGCGGCCGCCTTGGGAGCGCCTCCCGGCAACGGTCGAGCCCCCGGGCGCGCGACCGCCGAACGCCAAGTCGGCTAG
- a CDS encoding cytochrome P450 — protein MVGKVRVSENTALIDIPDEHVIDRLLRRLPERPRVLASPPAASAATAVRGDIGLPYLGRSLQYLRWGPAELMDRHRRYGPVAMARSLGVERVLVTGPEAIDQVLGVRRRDFGQGWNYFIGPFFGRGLLLLEFDEHMFHRRIMQQAFTRERLEAHLGALVPVARTAVSKWVPEGAGSATVRLYPTIKDLTLEIAGETFMAVDVGPRRRELIDAFIACTHAGLAFIRYPVPGGRWRAGLRGRRVLEQYFTEMLPAKRRVESPDFFSGLCHARSADGAVFSDADVVNHMIFLIMAAHDTTTTTATAVTYYLGKHPEWQQRVRAEVLAAGELSTIDELDRLPDLDLVIKESLRLMPPVPAFVRRAVRDTEILGRYIPAGTPVDLAYHVNHMLPELWTRPEVFDPERFGPHRREDKSHRLAWVPFGAGAHKCIGMHFGTFEVKTLVAEMVRAYEWSLPADYRMPWGFTTIPFPRDDAPVTLHRRASAP, from the coding sequence ATGGTCGGCAAGGTCCGTGTCTCGGAGAACACAGCGCTTATCGACATTCCGGACGAACATGTGATCGATCGGCTGCTGCGCCGTCTTCCGGAGCGGCCGCGCGTACTCGCCTCGCCGCCCGCGGCCAGTGCGGCGACCGCGGTGCGCGGCGATATCGGACTGCCCTACCTGGGGCGTTCACTGCAGTACCTGCGCTGGGGTCCGGCGGAGCTGATGGATCGGCATCGCCGGTACGGACCGGTGGCGATGGCGCGATCGCTCGGTGTCGAGCGGGTGCTGGTCACCGGGCCCGAGGCGATCGATCAGGTGCTCGGTGTCCGGCGCCGGGATTTCGGGCAGGGCTGGAACTATTTCATCGGCCCGTTCTTCGGGCGTGGGCTGCTGTTGCTCGAATTCGACGAGCACATGTTCCATCGGCGGATCATGCAGCAGGCCTTCACCCGCGAGCGGCTCGAAGCGCACCTCGGTGCGCTGGTGCCGGTGGCGCGGACGGCGGTCTCGAAGTGGGTGCCCGAAGGTGCGGGCAGTGCGACTGTGCGCCTGTATCCGACGATCAAGGATCTGACCCTGGAAATCGCGGGGGAGACGTTCATGGCCGTCGATGTGGGCCCGCGCAGGCGCGAACTCATCGATGCGTTCATCGCGTGCACACATGCGGGGCTTGCCTTCATCCGGTATCCGGTACCGGGTGGACGCTGGCGCGCCGGGCTGCGGGGACGCCGAGTGCTCGAGCAGTACTTCACCGAAATGCTGCCGGCGAAGCGGCGTGTCGAGTCACCGGATTTCTTCTCCGGACTGTGCCATGCGCGCAGCGCCGACGGCGCGGTGTTCAGCGACGCCGACGTGGTCAACCACATGATCTTCCTGATCATGGCCGCGCACGACACCACCACGACGACCGCCACCGCCGTCACCTATTACCTGGGCAAACACCCGGAATGGCAACAGCGGGTGCGGGCGGAGGTACTGGCCGCGGGCGAGCTCTCGACGATCGACGAGCTGGATCGGCTGCCCGACCTCGATCTGGTGATCAAAGAAAGCCTGCGGTTGATGCCGCCAGTGCCCGCCTTCGTGCGCCGGGCCGTGCGCGACACCGAGATCCTCGGCCGCTACATCCCGGCGGGCACCCCGGTCGACCTGGCTTATCACGTCAATCACATGCTGCCCGAGTTATGGACCCGGCCGGAGGTTTTCGACCCCGAGCGGTTCGGCCCGCACCGGCGTGAGGACAAATCGCACCGGCTGGCGTGGGTGCCGTTCGGGGCCGGGGCGCACAAGTGCATCGGCATGCACTTCGGGACGTTCGAGGTGAAAACCCTCGTCGCCGAAATGGTGCGCGCCTACGAGTGGAGCCTGCCCGCGGACTATCGGATGCCGTGGGGTTTCACCACGATTCCGTTCCCGCGGGACGACGCTCCGGTGACGTTGCACCGGCGGGCTAGCGCCCCTTGA
- a CDS encoding winged helix-turn-helix transcriptional regulator, whose protein sequence is MSDRHIDVPAVLAFQLPRPVPAAELAACPVGQLLHRIGDKWTLVVLVLLGERTHRYNELHRAVEGISRRMLTRTLRTLEADGLVRREVHPTVPPTVEYSLTPPGLTLLERLSALAEWAVEHDATKAAQVAVR, encoded by the coding sequence ATGTCCGATAGGCACATCGATGTTCCCGCTGTGCTGGCATTCCAGCTGCCGCGCCCGGTCCCGGCGGCGGAATTGGCCGCGTGCCCGGTCGGGCAGTTGCTGCACCGCATCGGGGACAAGTGGACGCTGGTGGTGCTGGTGCTGTTGGGCGAACGCACCCACCGATACAACGAACTGCACCGGGCTGTCGAAGGCATCAGCCGTCGCATGCTGACCCGTACCTTGCGCACCTTGGAAGCCGACGGGCTGGTACGCCGTGAGGTACATCCGACCGTGCCGCCCACGGTGGAATACAGCCTCACACCGCCGGGACTGACGCTGCTGGAGCGGCTTTCGGCGCTGGCCGAGTGGGCGGTGGAGCATGACGCGACCAAAGCCGCGCAGGTAGCTGTGCGGTAA
- a CDS encoding tat pathway signal sequence, whose product MCSLVRYPFAGTGALPRVAASACVLAAAAVLLPTAPALLPHAQAAPPALTRVIPGFDADLSNRIDRVDAYLKSRPGVTGYIVRDRVSGGVYANEHAENPVWTASTIKLAIAVDLLNRARVGAIALSPEDRGLLESMLATSNDTAADILWQKYAGFDRMAFNNAFRANGMVSLVPQPTTTALFPDWSFQKCTVADLDRLMDYVLTRMHPDDRAYLLDRMRSVDYNQHWGVWGAGAQMRPGLKNGWSAEEGGWVVNSVGFAGPDERYTLAIMSSLGADGGYTEGADTDTKVAEMLLKGR is encoded by the coding sequence ATGTGTTCCCTCGTGCGTTACCCCTTCGCCGGCACCGGTGCACTTCCCCGCGTGGCCGCATCCGCTTGTGTCCTCGCCGCCGCGGCGGTCCTCCTTCCCACCGCGCCCGCGCTGCTGCCGCACGCCCAGGCCGCGCCACCAGCGCTGACCCGGGTGATCCCCGGGTTCGACGCCGATCTGAGCAACCGCATAGATCGCGTCGACGCCTACCTCAAATCCCGCCCCGGCGTCACCGGTTACATCGTCCGCGACCGCGTCTCCGGCGGCGTCTACGCCAACGAGCACGCGGAGAACCCGGTGTGGACCGCCTCCACCATCAAACTCGCCATCGCGGTCGACCTGCTCAACCGCGCCCGGGTCGGCGCGATCGCGCTCAGCCCGGAAGACCGCGGACTGCTGGAGTCGATGCTGGCCACCTCCAACGACACCGCCGCCGATATCCTCTGGCAGAAGTACGCCGGCTTCGATCGCATGGCCTTCAACAACGCGTTCCGCGCCAACGGCATGGTGAGCCTGGTGCCGCAGCCGACCACGACCGCGTTGTTCCCGGACTGGTCGTTCCAGAAGTGCACCGTCGCCGACCTCGATCGCCTGATGGACTACGTGCTCACCCGCATGCACCCCGACGACCGCGCCTATCTGCTGGACCGGATGCGCTCGGTGGACTACAACCAGCACTGGGGCGTCTGGGGCGCGGGCGCGCAGATGCGGCCCGGCCTGAAGAACGGCTGGTCGGCCGAGGAGGGCGGCTGGGTGGTCAACTCGGTCGGCTTCGCGGGCCCGGATGAGCGCTACACCCTCGCGATCATGAGCTCGCTGGGCGCGGACGGCGGCTACACCGAGGGCGCGGACACCGACACCAAGGTCGCCGAAATGCTGCTCAAGGGGCGCTAG
- a CDS encoding urease accessory protein UreF: MLFALADSRLPIGGHVHSGGVEEAVASGLVRDVRTVELYLRRRIRTSGLVAASLAAAVCAGELTVRRAELEADARTPSPAARTASRAQGRGFLRLAKQVWPHQDWAALGTRPHLSTVFGAVGAACGVTPEEIAGVVVYTTLTGAATAAQRLLALDPASIALCTVRLAELCDHTAAAAVTGLAALSDPLQDVLAERHLHREMPLFAS; encoded by the coding sequence ATGTTGTTCGCCCTCGCGGATTCCCGCCTGCCGATCGGCGGGCACGTGCATTCCGGCGGGGTCGAGGAAGCCGTCGCCTCGGGCCTGGTGCGTGACGTGCGGACCGTCGAGTTGTATTTACGGCGCCGGATCCGGACGTCCGGGTTGGTGGCCGCGTCCCTGGCCGCCGCGGTGTGCGCGGGGGAGTTGACGGTGCGGCGCGCCGAGCTCGAGGCCGATGCCAGAACACCGTCGCCCGCGGCGCGGACCGCTTCCCGGGCGCAGGGCCGTGGATTTTTGCGATTGGCGAAACAAGTGTGGCCGCACCAGGATTGGGCCGCGCTGGGTACGCGGCCGCATCTGTCCACGGTTTTCGGCGCGGTCGGCGCGGCCTGCGGGGTGACCCCGGAGGAGATCGCGGGTGTTGTGGTCTACACCACGCTGACCGGCGCCGCGACGGCCGCGCAACGGCTGCTGGCGCTCGATCCGGCGTCGATCGCCCTGTGCACAGTGCGGCTGGCCGAGCTCTGCGATCACACCGCGGCAGCGGCTGTGACCGGCCTGGCGGCACTGTCGGATCCGCTGCAGGACGTGCTCGCCGAGCGACATCTGCACCGCGAAATGCCGCTGTTCGCAAGCTGA
- a CDS encoding TetR/AcrR family transcriptional regulator: MTEPKLTRATIVDTAIALADLEGLDAVSMRRIAERMGVGAMSLYRHVANKDELIALMTDEVARRNPYPPTEGKGWTWRDRVRIAAEIDWALYQQHPWVLLTFAMPRYSFGPHGLACLAWLVEGFRELGVPAREAMQMSFSVWNFISGATLPHISSDLLERKKIQPEETNGLRALLEGSPTTPVPEALADLIGKGVSDLTQEDLLYAGLTTLCDGFEARLRQA, from the coding sequence ATGACTGAGCCGAAACTCACCCGAGCCACGATCGTCGATACCGCGATCGCCCTCGCCGACCTCGAGGGTCTGGACGCGGTATCCATGCGGCGCATCGCCGAGCGGATGGGCGTCGGCGCCATGTCGCTGTACCGGCACGTGGCCAACAAAGACGAACTGATCGCGCTGATGACCGACGAGGTCGCCCGGCGCAACCCGTACCCGCCCACCGAAGGCAAGGGCTGGACGTGGCGCGACCGGGTCCGCATCGCCGCCGAGATCGATTGGGCGCTCTACCAGCAGCATCCGTGGGTGCTGCTGACCTTCGCCATGCCGCGCTACAGCTTCGGCCCGCACGGACTGGCCTGCCTGGCCTGGCTGGTCGAAGGATTCCGCGAACTGGGCGTGCCCGCGCGGGAAGCGATGCAGATGTCGTTCTCGGTGTGGAACTTCATCTCCGGCGCGACCCTCCCGCATATCAGCTCGGACCTGTTGGAGCGCAAGAAGATTCAGCCCGAGGAGACCAACGGGCTGCGTGCCCTGCTGGAGGGCAGCCCCACCACGCCGGTCCCGGAAGCCCTGGCGGACCTGATCGGCAAGGGCGTCAGCGACCTGACCCAGGAGGACCTGCTCTACGCCGGGCTGACCACGCTCTGCGATGGATTCGAGGCGCGGCTCCGGCAGGCTTGA
- a CDS encoding urease accessory protein UreD has protein sequence MRTELRIVAARGSLPEIHAVGGLSARRTAPDQVHLIGTAATPLGGDELDIRIVVGAGARLTVRSVAASIALPSVATPLSSAHWHFEIGPGAELDFDPEPTIVAGGARHHTRTTVRLAPDSRVRIRERVQIGRTGEDTGEWRGDFLADLADVPLLRHRLHLGSDAPTDDPLAAPRALDSELRYPDPRAAETHGVDGALLPLAAGGSLYTRVARTLAAATN, from the coding sequence TTGCGCACTGAGTTACGCATCGTGGCGGCCCGCGGGTCGTTACCGGAGATCCACGCCGTCGGCGGGCTGTCCGCCCGCCGCACGGCGCCGGATCAGGTGCACCTGATCGGCACGGCCGCGACCCCGCTGGGCGGCGACGAACTCGACATCCGCATCGTCGTGGGCGCCGGCGCCCGGCTGACGGTGCGTTCGGTCGCGGCGAGCATCGCGCTGCCCAGCGTGGCCACGCCGTTGTCGTCGGCGCACTGGCATTTCGAGATCGGCCCGGGAGCGGAACTGGATTTCGATCCGGAGCCCACCATCGTCGCGGGCGGCGCGCGGCACCACACGCGCACCACTGTCCGGTTGGCCCCGGACTCGCGGGTCCGGATCCGCGAACGCGTCCAGATCGGGCGCACCGGCGAGGACACGGGTGAATGGCGCGGTGACTTCCTCGCCGACCTCGCCGATGTCCCGCTGCTCCGGCACCGCCTGCATCTCGGCAGCGACGCGCCCACCGATGACCCGCTCGCCGCTCCTCGTGCTCTCGACAGCGAACTGCGCTACCCGGATCCCCGCGCCGCCGAGACCCACGGCGTCGACGGCGCCCTGCTGCCACTGGCCGCGGGCGGCAGCCTCTATACCCGCGTGGCCCGCACCCTGGCCGCTGCGACAAATTGA
- a CDS encoding MFS transporter, translating to MTQVQSPTGTRRAWLGLAVLLLPVLLVSMDVSVLFLAMPTLTVDLDPSATQALWILDIYGFMIAGLLITMGNLGDRIGRRKILLAGAAVFGLASVLAAFAPSAVVLIVARALMGVGGATLLPSSLALISSLFPDVRQRAAAIGVWTAFFAGGSAVGPIIGGLLLHHFWWGSVFLINLPVLLVLLALGPVLLPEHRSSALGPIDLPSVALSIGGILPLIYAVKHAAAEGIDVEALALAVIGIVVLTLFVRRQTHLTEPLLDLRLFTRPAFSVAIGSSLTGMMSLAALGYLTSMYLQSVTGRDPLAAALLGIPSAVAVFIFSMSGARLGRQIGVRSTFVLALLLAALGNLMLLGVGVHGGIGWYIAGSTIAGIGYGLAFTLVSDVAVSSVPAERAGSAVGISETSFELGNALGLSLLGSLAALVFRNGGDYAETLGETLHEAGGDAALAERARESFVDGMHLATTAGAVILLVMAVVARVAMRKNTVLGDAHAH from the coding sequence ATGACACAGGTGCAGTCGCCCACCGGCACGCGGCGGGCGTGGCTCGGATTGGCGGTATTGCTGCTACCGGTGCTGCTGGTCTCGATGGATGTCTCGGTGTTGTTCCTGGCCATGCCCACCCTGACCGTGGACTTGGACCCCTCCGCCACCCAGGCGCTGTGGATCCTCGACATCTACGGCTTCATGATCGCCGGCCTGCTCATCACCATGGGCAATCTCGGCGACCGCATCGGGCGGCGGAAAATTCTGCTGGCCGGCGCGGCGGTATTCGGCTTGGCGTCCGTGCTGGCCGCGTTCGCGCCCAGCGCCGTGGTGCTCATCGTCGCCCGCGCGCTGATGGGTGTGGGCGGCGCGACACTGTTGCCGTCCAGCCTCGCGCTCATCTCCAGCCTTTTCCCCGACGTTCGGCAGCGCGCCGCCGCGATCGGCGTATGGACTGCGTTCTTCGCCGGTGGTTCGGCGGTCGGCCCGATCATCGGCGGGCTGCTGCTGCATCACTTCTGGTGGGGATCGGTGTTTCTCATCAACCTGCCGGTGCTGCTGGTGCTGCTCGCCCTGGGGCCGGTCCTGCTGCCCGAGCATCGCTCCAGTGCGCTGGGGCCGATCGATCTGCCCAGCGTCGCGCTGTCCATCGGCGGCATCCTGCCGCTGATCTACGCCGTCAAACACGCGGCGGCCGAGGGGATCGACGTCGAGGCGCTGGCGCTGGCCGTGATCGGCATCGTCGTGCTCACCTTGTTCGTGCGTCGGCAGACCCATTTGACCGAACCGCTGCTGGATTTGCGGCTGTTCACCCGGCCCGCGTTCTCGGTGGCGATCGGGTCCAGCCTTACCGGCATGATGTCGCTGGCCGCCCTGGGCTATCTGACCAGCATGTACCTGCAGTCGGTCACCGGGCGCGACCCGTTGGCCGCGGCACTGCTCGGTATTCCGAGCGCGGTGGCGGTGTTCATCTTCTCCATGAGCGGCGCTCGGTTGGGCCGCCAGATCGGTGTCCGATCGACGTTCGTGCTGGCGCTGCTGCTCGCGGCGCTGGGCAACCTGATGCTGCTCGGAGTAGGTGTGCACGGTGGAATTGGCTGGTACATCGCCGGATCCACCATCGCCGGTATCGGCTACGGCCTGGCCTTCACCCTGGTCTCCGATGTCGCGGTGTCGTCGGTGCCCGCGGAACGCGCCGGTTCGGCGGTCGGCATCTCCGAGACCAGCTTTGAACTCGGGAACGCGCTCGGCCTGTCGCTGCTGGGTTCGCTCGCGGCGCTGGTGTTCCGTAACGGCGGCGACTATGCCGAGACCCTGGGTGAAACGTTGCACGAGGCCGGGGGCGATGCCGCGCTGGCCGAGCGCGCACGCGAATCCTTCGTCGATGGTATGCATCTGGCGACGACGGCGGGCGCGGTCATTCTGCTGGTTATGGCGGTGGTAGCGCGGGTGGCGATGCGCAAGAACACCGTCTTGGGCGACGCGCACGCGCACTGA